A DNA window from Geminocystis sp. NIES-3709 contains the following coding sequences:
- a CDS encoding glycoside hydrolase family 19 protein, whose translation MAHTIRVTLPTIAKFTKEPKDSSNVTYNEKQFLKPETLVSVSEILDHKAQHLQIVSSDLIKSPAWLFIPHLDTNNLPDDLFRRLPLDKLLKMGINKILAEKYIDGLNKTFAEFKIDTCKRQSTFLAQIFHESGGMQWNQELASGQAYEWRKDLGNIYAGDGKRFKGRGLIQLTGRHNYGVAGRELGLDLINRPELAATPDNAPRIAGWYWNSRKLNVIADKHNIEAFQQITRRINGGLNGYKDRLHWWGITRKVLGC comes from the coding sequence ATGGCACATACGATAAGAGTAACATTACCTACTATAGCAAAGTTTACCAAAGAACCCAAAGACTCTAGCAACGTCACCTATAATGAAAAACAGTTCTTAAAGCCAGAGACTTTAGTATCAGTATCAGAAATTTTAGACCATAAAGCACAGCATCTTCAAATTGTATCATCTGACCTCATTAAGAGTCCAGCATGGCTATTTATCCCACATCTTGACACTAACAATTTACCTGATGATTTATTTCGCCGACTGCCTTTGGATAAATTACTAAAAATGGGAATTAACAAGATATTGGCAGAAAAATATATTGATGGACTTAACAAGACTTTTGCAGAATTTAAAATAGACACTTGTAAACGACAATCTACTTTTCTTGCTCAGATATTTCATGAGTCGGGTGGTATGCAATGGAATCAGGAATTGGCATCTGGACAGGCTTATGAATGGCGTAAAGACTTAGGCAATATCTATGCAGGGGACGGTAAACGGTTCAAAGGCAGGGGACTAATACAGTTAACTGGAAGGCATAACTATGGTGTGGCAGGGCGAGAATTGGGACTTGACCTGATAAACCGACCAGAATTGGCGGCGACCCCAGATAATGCACCTCGTATCGCAGGTTGGTACTGGAATAGCAGAAAACTTAATGTTATTGCCGATAAACATAATATTGAGGCATTTCAACAGATAACAAGAAGAATTAACGGCGGACTTAATGGCTATAAAGATAGGTTACATTGGTGGGGAATAACAAGAAAAGTGTTGGGGTGCTAA